The sequence ACTCCATTAGACCTATAATCAATAAAATTGACCTCTTATCTGAACCTGATCAAGACCTTCTGCCCCCAGCTGGTCCAGTCCTCCTCATTTTAAAGATGCTGTCAAACTTCACATCTAGTCCAGAGGTGTTAGAGGAGGTGTTGAACTTCTTAGTTTCACAGCTGGTTCAGACCTCCTCATTAGAGGTGGTGTTGAACCTCAGCTGGCTCAGTAAAGTCTTACAGACCTGGTTTCACCTGTCCATCTTTGTCTACAGGTATGTGATGAACTTCTACAAGACGGGTCACCTTCACGTCATGGAGGAGCTGTGTGAAATCTCCTTCCTGCAGGAGATAGAGTACTGGGGCATCGAGGAGGTTCGTATCAACTCCTGCTGCCGTGAGCGTTACTACCGCCGCAAAGAGCAGAAGGAGTCCCGTGACGTACGCCGCGAGTTCAAGGCTGACGATGCTGATGAGGACTTTATGGGGGCCTCCTGCCCAGCTCTTCGCCGGCACCTTTGGGACTTTCTTGAGAAACCTGAATCATCCCGAGCGGCTCGGACCTTCGGCTCACTCTCAGTCTTTTTTGTGGTGGTGTCGCTCATCAACATGGTGCTCATCTCACTGGACCTGGAGGAAGACGTTGGTGTGAGCTGGCTGGGCATTGGTGTGCCCCTGCTGTTGGATGGCGTGGAGTACGTGTGCGTCGTGTGGTTTACAGGCGAGCTGGGGCTTCGCTTTCTCTGCGTCAGAGATAAGTGCCGCTTCAGTCGCAGTATTCCCAATGTGATCGACCTGCTGGCCATCCTGCCGTTCTACGTGACGCTGGCAGTGGAGAGTCTCCACGGTGGATCCACCAAGCTGGAGAACGTGGGCCGGGTGGTGCAGGTTCTCCGCCTCCTGAGGACGCTGCGCATGCTGAAGCTTGGCCGACACCTGACAGGTAAACACCTTCATTTGGTCCAATAATAAACCCATGGGtccggtgtgtgtgtggtggggcattttaaaagtcaataaaagccTCATCATGTAAAAACCTTTCACTTCCTTCAGCTTGGTTCTTCTGGGTTCTCCTCAGTGGATCTTCTGCCTCTATTTCCCAGCATCCTCCTGGTGCCACCAaccctctgcagatcctccttCAATGTGGTTGTCCTCGTGTCCTCCTCCCTCTTTAttcaacatcctttgtccaaAGTGTCCATCCCTTCATCCACCTCACCCCCTCACCCCTTCCTGTAGTAAATCTTATGTCTTTGTGGTTCTTGCTGGTGAATGATGTGGATCAATGATTTTTGATGATGTCACTGGTTTTCTCATTtggtgactttttatttttgtgtttttaggatgTGGACCACTTTGatctgccttgttgctgaacaaataaacttgacttgacttctAAACCTCTATGCGGAAACattgttctgcagctgttctgcagctgttctgCAGCCGTTCTGCAGCCGTTCTGCAGCCGTTCTGcagctgttctgttttttttgacagtttggtTCCCTATAAAGAAGATAACTTTTGAAAGTTGCTctgatgtttttgcttctgatCCGTTCAGGCGTGAAGTCTCTGGGTATGACCATTGCTCAGTGCTACGAAGAAGTCGGactcctgctcctcttccttgGCGTGGGGATCTCCATCTTTGCCACAACGGTCTTCGCCCTTGAGCACAATCTTCCCTCGACCACCTTCACCAGTGTGCCGGCTGCCTGGTGGTGGGCCACCACCTCCATGACCACAGTGGGCTACGGAGACGTCCGACCCGACACGGCGGCGGGAAAGATCCTGGCCTTCCTCTGCATCCTGTCAGGAATCCTGATCCTGGCGCTGCCTATCGCCATCATCAATGACCGCTTTTCTGCCTGCTACTTCACGCTGAAGGTGAAGGAGGCGGCGCTGCGGCACGGCGAGATGCTGAAGAGGCTGGCCTGCAACTCCGTGGGGGAGTCAGGGCTAGGGGGGGCGCTGGGCGGCGTGAATCTGAGGGACGCCTACGCCCGCAGTGTCTTGGAGATGCTGCGGCTGCAGAGCCGAGAGCGGGCGAGCACCCGCAGCAGCGGCGGGGACGAGTTGTGGTGGTAGAGCTCAGAGCGGATCTACGGGGGGGGACTAAATGCAGGTGGGCCCCGAGGGGACAGCTGCTCAGGGGCCCGGGGCCAAACACACCTGCTGCTGAGGGGCTGACCTATCTGACACGACTGAAAAACAGGAGGCTGGATGTGACAAGGGTCACAGTCAGGGGTCACAGTCAGGGGCCACAGTCAGGGGCCACAGTTAGAGGCCACAGTTAGGGCCACAGTCAGGGGCCACAGTTAGGGTCACAGTCAGGGGTCACAGTCAGGGGCCACAGTCAGNNNNNNNNNNNNNNNNNNNNNNNNNNNNNNNNNNNNNNNNNNNNNNNNNNNNNNNNNNNNNNNNNNNNNNNNNNNNNNNNNNNNNNNNNNNNNNNNNNNNNNNNNNNNNNNNNNNNNNNNNNNNNNNNNNNNNNNNNNNNNNNNNNNNNNNNNNNNNNNNNNNNNNNNNNNNNNNNNNNNNNNNNNNNNNNNNNNNNNNNNNNNNNNNNNNNNNNNNNNNNNNNNNNNNNNNNNNNNNNNNNNNNNNNNNNNNNNNNNNNNNNNNNNNNNNNNNNNNNNNNNNNNNNNNNNNNNNNNNNNNNNNNNNNNNNNNNNNNNNNNNNNNNNNNNNNNNNNNNNNNNNNNNNNNNNNNNNNNNNNNNNNNNNNNNNNNNNNNNNNNNNNNNNNNNNNNNNNNNNNNNNNNNNNNNNNNNNNNNNNNNNNNNNNNNNNNNNNNNNNNNNNNNNNNNNNNNNNNNNNNNNNNNNNNNNNNNNNNNNNNNNNNNNNNNNNNNNNNNNNNNNNNNNNNNNNNNNNNNNNNNNNNNNNNNNNNNNNNNNNNNNNNNNNNNNNNNNNNNNNNNNNNNNNNNNNNNNNNNNNNNNNNNNNNNNNNNNNNNNNNNNNNNNNNNNNNNNNNNNNNNNNNNNNNNNNNNNNNNNNNNNNNNNNNNNNNNNNNNNNNNNNNNNNNNNNNNNNNNNNNNNNNNNNNNNNNNNNNNNNNNNNNNNNNNNNNNNNNNNNNNNNNNNNNNNNNNNNNNNNNNNNNNNNNNNNNNNNNNNNNNNNNNNNNNNNNNNNNNNNNNNNNNNNNNNNNNNNNNNNNNNNNNNNNNNNNNNNNNNNNNNNNNNNNNNNNNNNNNNNNNNNNNNNNNNNNNNNNNNNNNNNNNNNNNNNNNNNNNNNNNNNNNNNNNNNNNNNNNNNNNNNNNNNNNNNNNNNNNNNNNNNNNNNNNNNNNNNNNNNNNNNNNNNNNNNNNNNNNNNNNNNNNNNNNNNNNNNNNNNNNNNNNNNNNNNNNNNNNNNNNNNNNNNNNNNNNNNNNNNNNNNNNNNNNNNNNNNNNNNNNNNNNNNNNNNNNNNNNNNNNNNNNNNNNNNNNNNNNNNNNNNNNNNNNNNNNNNNNNNNNNNNNNNNNNNNNNNNNNNNNNNNNNNNNNNNNNNNNNNNNNNNNNNNNNNNNNNNNNNNNNNNNNNNNNNNNNNNNNNNNNNNNNNNNNNNNNNNNNNNNNNNNNNNNNNNNNNNNNNNNNNNNNNNNNNNNNNNNNNNNNNNNNNNNNNNNNNNNNNNNNNNNNNNNNNNNNNNNNNNNNNNNNNNNNNNNNNNNNNNNNNNNNNNNNNNNNNNNNNNNNNNNNNNNNNNNNNNNNNNNNNNNNNNNNNNNNNNNNNNNNNNNNNNNNNNNNNNNNNNNNNNNNNNNNNNNNNNNNNNNNNNNNNNNNNNNNNNNNNNNNNNNNNNNNNNNNNNNNNNNNNNNNNNNNNNNNNNNNNNNNNNNNNNNNNNNNNNNNNNNNNNNNNNNNNNNNNNNNNNNNNNNNNNNNNNNNNNNNNNNNNNNNNNNNNNNNNNNNNNNNNNNNNNNNNNNNNNNNNNNNNNNNNNNNNNNNNNNNNNNNNNNNNNNNNNNNNNNNNNNNNNNNNNNNNNNNNNNNNNNNNNNNNNNNNNNNNNNNNNNNNNNNNNNNNNNNNNNNNNNNNNNNNNNNNNNN is a genomic window of Kryptolebias marmoratus isolate JLee-2015 linkage group LG16, ASM164957v2, whole genome shotgun sequence containing:
- the kcnv1 gene encoding potassium voltage-gated channel subfamily V member 1, with the protein product MSLPSSPRLCEDAMSLVSLDSSVFFSETPASCRRDILSVFIINVGGSRYMLSQELLMSHPETRLGKLACCSLDSALKLCDDADFLKNEFFFDRNSQTFQYVMNFYKTGHLHVMEELCEISFLQEIEYWGIEEVRINSCCRERYYRRKEQKESRDVRREFKADDADEDFMGASCPALRRHLWDFLEKPESSRAARTFGSLSVFFVVVSLINMVLISLDLEEDVGVSWLGIGVPLLLDGVEYVCVVWFTGELGLRFLCVRDKCRFSRSIPNVIDLLAILPFYVTLAVESLHGGSTKLENVGRVVQVLRLLRTLRMLKLGRHLTGVKSLGMTIAQCYEEVGLLLLFLGVGISIFATTVFALEHNLPSTTFTSVPAAWWWATTSMTTVGYGDVRPDTAAGKILAFLCILSGILILALPIAIINDRFSACYFTLKVKEAALRHGEMLKRLACNSVGESGLGGALGGVNLRDAYARSVLEMLRLQSRERASTRSSGGDELWW